The sequence CTCAGCGTGGACAAGGCCTCTGTAAGTACccaggctaacacacacagccactagGCCTCTGTAAGTACccaggctaacacacacagccacaaggCCTCTGTAAGTACccaggctaacacacacagccacaaggCCTCTGTAAGTACccaggctaacacacacagccacaaggCCTCTGTAAGTACccaggctaacacacacagccacaaggCCTCTGTAAGTACccaggctaacacacacagccacaaggCCTCTGTAAGTACccaggctaacacacacagccacaaggCCTCTGTAAGTACccaggctaacacacacagccacaaggCCTCTGTAAGTACccaggctaacacacacagccacaaggCCTCTGTAAGTACCCAGGCTAACACACTCAGCCACATGAATATATTTTCTAGTGTTTATCCTAATATGTATTATGAGAAACAGATTGCATGACATATGGACAGACTAAAAGGGGGATAAGCCCATGAGAGGACATCTATACACAGTTGCATACATGCAAAACATAACGTATTTTTTGTGTTTGGTTTTCTCTTTGTTTGTGCAGTCTCACATCCAGGGTGGAGCTAAGCGTGTTGTGgtgtctgccccctcccctgacGCCCCTATGTTCGTGATGGGCGTGAACGAGGACAAGTACGACCCCTCCAGCATGAACATCGTCAGGTACGTTGACAAACGCCGCCATACAGCAGCAATATGTGATGTTGTTTGTCAGATCCAAAAGCAGGcaaacttcctgtgtgtgttgtggacagTGGATAATGTGATTGGAGTTGTAAAGAGATTGTCTGTGTTGATTTACAGCAACGCATCCTGCACCACCAACTGCCTGGCACCATTGGCTAAGGTCATCCAGGACAACTTTGGCATTGAGGAGGCTCTAATGGTGAGGCCATCTTTCTGTAATTGTTAAATGTGTCTCTTGCCTGTTAACTTTGCCTGTctttaaatctttttttaacctgtgtatgtgtttgttaacCCATTGCCCTTTCTTATAGACCACAGTCCATGCCTACACGGCCACCCAGAAGACAGTAGATGGGCCGTCTGCCAAGGCCTGGCGTGATGGGCGTGGAGCCCACCAGAACATCATCCCTGCATCCACTGGCGCCGCTAAGGCCGTGGGCAAGGTTATCCCCGAGCTCAATGGGTCAGTACCCAGCATGCCCTGCTCTCTGGCTGAGAACAGCCAGAGTACAGAAGACAATGAAATCAAATGTGTGGGATCTCTATGAAAAGAGAAAATCTAGACATTTTGTCACATTCTGTGAGTTAGTTTACCATACTCTCTGCATCACGTTAACATCCACTTTTTCCACTGTGCAAAACAGGAAGCTTACCGGCATGGCATTCCGAGTGCCCGTAGCCGACGTTTCTGTGGTGGACCTGACCTGCCGTTTGACCAGGCCCGCCAGCTACGCTGCCATCAAGGAGTCTGTCAAGAAAGCTGCTCACGGTCCCATGAAGGGCATCCTGGGATACACTGAGGACTCTGTGAGTTGCTTATAATCAGTCTGTGACTTTGTCCCCAGCTTGTAGTTTATGTTGGTATATTTGATGTTTAGTAGTTAAAGAATATATAGAAAATATACAAGAGAGGAAAATATAGGACAAGAGGTGACTGCACTCAATTACATATCAAAGTAAGTGGTGTATGTATTTTTTCTTGAATTTTATCATTTTTCTCTGTAGGTGGTTTCTTCTGATTTCATTGGAGACACTCACTCCTCCATCTTTGATGCTGGAGCCGGCATCTCTCTGAACGACAACTTTGTCAAACTGATTTCCTGGTGAGTCCCACACTTACCTTACACTAAAATATAAAGCATTGTCTTTTAAATTTCACTAatcattctctcttcctctctctacccccccaccccaccccaggtACGACAACGAGTTTGGCTACAGCCACCGTGTAGCTGACCTGTTGCTGTACATGCATTCCAAGGAGTAACTTCTTGCCTTGCCCACTCTGCAAGAGCAGAAGCCTGCAAAGGGACCATCCTCACCCTCTTTTACACACAGTCCCAGCATAGTCAAGCCATAGTGTCACACCCTTATagcacccccagcccccactctTTACAAGGCTCTCAGATGTCTAGTAGGAGGCTGTGTGTACGagtgtttgtttttcctttaTGAAACAATTTCTCTCTGAATGGTTTTGACTTGACAGTATTTGTTTCTGTGTCTCCCCTAAGCATTGCTATGCTAGTCTTCATACTGGGTGTTACCATGTACTATTGGTGTAAATGATTACAGTTCTAGAGATaaactagtaactgtaattcagcaaaaaataacaaataaacatGAAAAATATTAAATGCTCTTGtttctgtgttgtgtttttacaTTTCTCTCATAATTATAAGAAGACCAAGGCATGAAGCAATTATTCCATTCTACTAAGACTCAAGCCCTCATATATATGGCAGCAAATAAAGGTGAAACGACTAAACCCTTATGAGCACTACgtgtgtttgacttcatgcagtgccggcgtcgcctgcagctgcctgcagcccggctgacttgaagcagccaattggattctcagcttcaaggcagccggttGCAGCCGACTGTCGGCatcgccggcgctgcatgaagtcgaacacacctattgtaattgggaTGATGTAAAAATCAAGAGTGAGGCTTCCATGTAGTTTAATGGACCATGCACATACTCTTATACTACATTTAGTAAGCACTTCTGTTTACCCACAACTGTATATTTGTGAACAattattgtatatatttttgaGTGTCTACGTTGCACGCCATTTAGATTTGTTGTAGACTGAGTTAAGTGAATTTAGTTTGTGTTTTATAATACCAGATATTACTAACCATTGCTGTGTGACAACTGGAACCTTCATTTGGCAGAATCCTAAACGGAATTCTTTCCACAGGGACCTCTGACAACTTCCGTCACACAAATGCAACGCGTTTACTGCCATATCTAGCCAGCGGGTTAGATAGCAGCCTTGTGTTAGCACTGGAGAGGTTATTCATTCAGTCAGCGtaagtaacatttttataaTTATATACAGATAATAATCAAGCAGAGgtaatttttgtttgatggacaaaataaatgtttgtgaCATGACAGACTGTAGGGTATAAAGCAAAACTTGGCTAGCTAGTCGGTACCAAATCCCGGTGGCAGGTGGACTGCGATTAAAAATTATAGAtagctagctctacagtagTTAGCTACCTAGGCAGCAGCTAACGTAACACGCGTTGTTAGCTGCATCTACGTGTCTATTTGCTTATTTTATTTGAATGCCATGATGTGTTAAGATTGTAATTTATAAGTTACCTTTTTGCTACCTTAGCTAACATGTGCTAACGTTAGGTAGATCAACAAGGCTAGTACTAAGCTATCTGGCCCAGGCTAGCCAACTAGCCAGTAAAAACGCGATACACTGACAGGATATGGATTTAACtagttttcatttttttctgttAAGTGTAATCAATTTTCTTTGAACAGCACTGTCAAA comes from Hypomesus transpacificus isolate Combined female chromosome 2, fHypTra1, whole genome shotgun sequence and encodes:
- the gapdhs gene encoding glyceraldehyde-3-phosphate dehydrogenase 2, with translation MSDLCVGINGFGRIGRLVLRACLQKGIKVVAINDPFIDLKYMVYMFKYDSTHGRYNGEVREDGGKLIVDDQEISVFQCMKPAEIPWGDSGALYVVESTGVFLSVDKASSHIQGGAKRVVVSAPSPDAPMFVMGVNEDKYDPSSMNIVSNASCTTNCLAPLAKVIQDNFGIEEALMTTVHAYTATQKTVDGPSAKAWRDGRGAHQNIIPASTGAAKAVGKVIPELNGKLTGMAFRVPVADVSVVDLTCRLTRPASYAAIKESVKKAAHGPMKGILGYTEDSVVSSDFIGDTHSSIFDAGAGISLNDNFVKLISWYDNEFGYSHRVADLLLYMHSKE